One stretch of Xiphophorus maculatus strain JP 163 A chromosome 19, X_maculatus-5.0-male, whole genome shotgun sequence DNA includes these proteins:
- the foxa2 gene encoding hepatocyte nuclear factor 3-beta, whose protein sequence is MMLGAVKMEGHEHTDWSTYYGEPECYTSVGNMNTGLGMNSMNTYMSMSGMSTTANMTANSMNMSYVNTGMSPSMTGMSPGTGAMNGMGAGMTAMSAALSPSMSPMTAQPASMNALTSYTNMNAMSPIYGQSNINRSRDPKTYRRSYTHAKPPYSYISLITMAIQQSPSKMLTLAEIYQWIMDLFPFYRQNQQRWQNSIRHSLSFNDCFLKVPRSPDKPGKGSFWTLHPDSGNMFENGCYLRRQKRFKCEKKMSLKDGGRKAGDAGSSNSSSESCNGNESPHSNSSSSDHKRSLSDMKASQALSPEHVAAAAAAAASPVSQGQHLMSQHHSVLAHEAHLKPEHHYSFNHPFSINNLMSSEQQHHHHHKMDLKTYEQVMHYSGYGSPMAGALSMGSMAGKAGLDSASIPDTSYYQGVYSRPIMNSS, encoded by the exons ATGATGCTTGGAGCAGTTAAAATGGAAGGACACGAACATACCGACTGGAGCACCTACTACGGAGAGCCCGAG TGTTACACCTCGGTTGGCAACATGAACACCGGCCTGGGAATGAACTCCATGAATACCTACATGAGCATGTCCGGCATGAGCACCACGGCCAACATGACGGCCAACTCCATGAACATGTCCTACGTCAACACCGGCATGAGCCCCTCCATGACGGGCATGTCGCCGGGCACCGGAGCGATGAACGGCATGGGCGCGGGCATGACGGCCATGAGCGCAGCGCTGAGCCCCAGCATGAGCCCAATGACCGCGCAGCCCGCCTCTATGAACGCTCTCACCTCTTACACCAACATGAACGCCATGAGCCCCATTTACGGACAGTCCAACATCAACAGATCCCGAGACCCCAAGACCTACCGCAGGAGCTACACACACGCCAAACCCCCTTATTCCTACATCTCCCTCATCACCATGGCCATCCAGCAGTCTCCCAGTAAGATGCTGACGCTGGCTGAGATCTACCAGTGGATAATGGACCTGTTCCCCTTTTATCGACAGAACCAGCAGCGCTGGCAGAACTCAATCCGTCACTCTCTGTCATTTAACGACTGTTTCCTCAAAGTGCCCAGGTCGCCTGATAAACCCGGGAAGGGCTCCTTTTGGACTCTCCACCCGGACTCCGGGAACATGTTCGAGAACGGCTGCTACCTGAGGAGGCAGAAGCGCTTCAAGTGCGAAAAGAAGATGTCGCTGAAGGACGGCGGGCGAAAGGCGGGCGACGCCGGCTCCTCCAACAGCAGCTCGGAGAGCTGCAACGGCAACGAGTCGCCGcactccaactcctcctccAGCGACCACAAAAGATCCCTGTCGGACATGAAGGCGAGCCAGGCCCTCAGCCCGGAGCACGTCGCCGCTGCCGCAGCCGCCGCCGCCTCACCGGTGTCTCAGGGGCAGCACCTCATGTCGCAACATCACTCCGTCCTGGCGCACGAAGCCCACCTAAAGCCGGAGCACCACTACTCGTTCAACCACCCGTTCTCTATCAACAACCTCATGTCCTCGGAGcagcagcatcatcatcatcacaaaaTGGACTTGAAAACTTATGAGCAGGTGATGCACTACTCCGGATACGGCTCCCCGATGGCCGGGGCGCTTTCTATGGGCTCCATGGCGGGGAAAGCCGGCCTGGATTCCGCGTCTATACCCGACACATCTTACTACCAGGGTGTCTATTCCAGGCCGATCATGAACTCCTCGTAA